CGTCTTCGTTCCGAACCGAATGTGACGGTTCGGAACGACCCGGATGGACGGAATCGTGTTAATGTTAACCTGTTCTCGGGTGATGTTTACGTGACTGACTTTGCGGACATTCCTCCTTTTGGAAACATTAAAGACCAAAGGCTTGATGAGATATTTGATGCATGGTCAACGGGTCATCCGTTGAATCAGACGGTAAATTGCCACTGTGACGCTGCAAGTTGCTGTGGTCCGAATTTACTCGTTGCGGATATGTACTATAAGGGTATTGATTTCAAAACAAGAAAAGCTATTACAAACTAGAATCCGAAAGAAGGCGTATTGCAATGGAGGAGTTTGAGGTCGGGAGACTGATTTTAAACCTGCTCTTGGTTTTCCTGCTTGTTCTGTTGAACGGCGTGTTTGTAGCAGCCGAATTTTCTCTCGTCAAGATGCGGCAATCCAGACTAACCCAACTGGTTAGTGAAGGAAACCGCATGGCGGGTGTAGCTCTCAAAGTGAACCGGAAGCTGGATGCTTATTTATCTGCCACGCAGCTCGGTATCACATTAACCTCTTTGGGGCTAGGTTGGATCGGGGAACCGGCCATCTCAAAACTATTAGTAGAGCCACTGATGTATAGGATGGGAATGACAGATGGAGTACTGATTACGACGATTTCCGTCGCTATCGGCTTCTGTATCATTACATTTCTGCATATAGTGTTAGGGGAGCTTGCACCAAAATCATTGGCTATTCAGCGAACAGAAGGAACAGCCCTTCTTTTATCTGCTCCACTTCTGTGGTTTTATCGTATTTTTCTTCCAGTCATCTGGGTTTTGAATGCATCTGCGAACGGTATTTTACGGTTGGTTGGGATCGAACCGGCGAGTGAAGCGGAAGCAGCTCACTCTGAAGAAGAAATACGCATTCTTATGAATGAGAGCGCCAAGAGCGGAGTCATCGATGAGAACGAAATGAAGTTGATGGACAACCTGTTCGATTTTTCCGATCTGCGGGCAAGAGAGGTTATGCTTCCACGTACGGATCTGGATGTCCTGTACACGAATCTATCTTTGGATGAGAATCTGAAAATTTTGACTGAAACGAAGCATTCCCGCTATCCTGTAGCTAGTGAGAACAAGGATCGGATTATCGGGTTCATCCACATTACCGATTTGCTCATGGCCCCTACTGAACAGCAGAGGGATTTAGCCGCTATTGCCAGACCCATCATGGACGTACCGGAGTCAATGGAGATCAGCCAAGTACTCCGTTTAATGCAGACAAGGCATGAGCAGATGGCGCTGGTCGTAGATGAGTATGGAGGAACAGCTGGTATTTTGACAGCAGAGAAGATACTTGAGGAGATTGTCGGGGATTTATATGATGAATTTGAGGACGAGCGTCCTGAAGTGGAAGTGAACGGAGATATGATTTCCGTGGACGGCCGGATGTTAATTGAGCATGTCAACGATCTGACGGGGGTAGTTATTGAGGAGCAGAAGGTTGACTCGATTGGCGGCTGGTTGTTTAAAGAGCTTGAGGGAAACCCGCACAAAGGCAAAAAAATTGTGTTTGACGGTGTTGTCTTTGAAGTTGAGGAGGCCACCCGCTTGCGCATCACTCGTGTAAATATCAACAAAAAGCGCGCTGCGGACCAAGTCTCAGAACCGGAATAAAAAGAACGGAACTTGATGAGTAAGGAGGTGGACTATGTCGGGGAAGCAGTTAGTTTTTATCGGTCTGGGCCTCTTTTTAATCTATGGTATGTTCACCGTAGGGGCCCCTTTTTTACTGGCGTTGATCATTGCTATATCGCTTGAGCCGTTTAACCGTCTTCTAATGAAAAGAGCCCGTCTGAACCGGACAGCCGCAGCAACAATTACTTGTACGCTGTTTTTGCTCGTACTGATGTTCTTGGTTTATATAATGGGCTTACAGGTTTTCGCCCAATTAGTAGAGTATTGGAGTAAGGCTCCTCAGTATTTTGAAGGGGCGAACCATTTTTTGCAAAATACCATTTTACAAGCACAAGGCATGCTAAATGGTATTCAGCCGGGTCTGGCGGATAGTTTAACTGCATTCATGTCTAACATATCATCATATGTGCAGTCTTTGGTTAACACGCTCTCATCCACATTTCTATCATTTGCCAAAACACTGCCTAACTTGTTCGTTACGTCCATTGTTTTCTGCGTTGCACTGTATCTGTTCAGTCTCAGTCTGGACACGATGCGGGCAAGCGTCCTCTCTTTCTTTGACGAGAAGTCACAGTCCCAAGTTAATGAAGTTCTCGGCAGCTTGAAAAGCTCAATCTTCGGTTTTTTGCGGGCTCAGTTAATTCTAAGCTTGTTCACTTATGTGATAACGTTGTTCGGTCTCCTGCTGCTCGGCGTAAATTACCCGCTTGCTATTGCGCTATTGGTTACGATTGTCGATGTTTTACCGATACTTGGCGTGGGCTCGGTGCTCGTTCCATGGGCAATCTACCTGCTGTTTGTAGGCGATCTTTTTACAGGTATAGGGCTTGTTATATTGTTCATTCTCATAACCGTGATCCGGCGTGTTCTGGAGCCTAAGGTTATAGGAGATGCGGTTGGTATCGGAGCACTTCCTGCCCTGATAAGTATGTATGTTGGTTTTAAGCTTGTTGGAGTGATCGGTTTTTTTATCGGACCGTTGGTCATCATTCTATACTCAGCCTTGCGCAAGGCAGGGTTGTTCCAGATTAAGATCAAGTTTTAATAAGGCTGTCGAGAAGCCCTTTTCCCGTTATTTTTGTGGAGAAAAGGGTTTTTTTGTGTTTTCTGAGTTCATTTTCTGGGCGGATGACATATGTTAGTTACGAAGAACCGAGATTTTGTGCTGCTTGAAGTGAAATCCAAATGAAGGAGGAAAATGTTTTGAAACCGAATCCTGAGGAACGTGTGTACGTCCCGTATCGCGGCCCATTTGATCCTTGCCCTCCACTACCATATAGAACTTATGTTGTTCCTGTAAATCAATTCATCGTATTTCAACCGGTCGACTTGCCGCAGTTCAGTCCAGCGGAGGCTCTGAGGCATGGAACGTTGTGGCCTGCTCTCTATAGTCCCTACAATTCTAGAAAACTGAAAGGGGAGTAGATCATGGAGGAAGTCAGACCTAAGCCCGGAGATCCCCGTTATTATGAGCTTCTGGAGCAGCTGCAGGCTATCGATTTTGTGTTGTTGGAGCTCAATCTGTTTCTCAATACACATCCGAATGATCTGAAGAGTATAGAGCAGTATAACAAGCTCGCTCAGGAACGAATGATTTTGGCAAGGCAGTTCCAGGATCTTTATGGTCCTTTGATGAATTTCGGTCACTCTTATACCAGATATCCGTTTCAGTGGTCCGAGACCCCGTGGCCCTGGCAGGTGTAACAGTGTCAGCAGCTGGGCTGTCTCGATATGTCATTCAGCTCGGCTGTCAGTAAGTCTTAGAATAAGGAGGCGGTTCATCCCATGTGGGTATATGAGAAAAAGTTGCAATATCCCGTAAGGGTCAGCAAGTGCGATCCTATGATGGCTAAATTCCTCATTGAACAGTATGGAGGAGCCGATGGAGAGCTGGCGGCGGCTCTGCGGTATTTGAATCAGCGGTATACAATCCCGGAAAAGGTCATTGGTGTACTCAACGATATCGGGACGGAAGAATTTGCCCACTTGGAAATGATAGCAACGATGGTATATAAGCTGACGAAGGATGCTACGGTTGAACAGCTGATGGAAGCAGGCCTCGGAGCCCATTATGCAAATCATGACAAGGCTCTTTATTACGAGAATGCGGGGGGCGTTCCGTTTACTGCAGCCTACATCCAGGCGAAGGGTGACCCCATCGCGGATCTCTATGAGGATATTGCGGCAGAGGAGAAAGCGAGGGCTACATATCAGTGGCTGATCGATATGACGGATGATGTGGATCTGCAGGATGGTTTAAAGTTTTTGCGGGAGAG
Above is a window of Paenibacillus uliginis N3/975 DNA encoding:
- a CDS encoding hemolysin family protein, which encodes MEEFEVGRLILNLLLVFLLVLLNGVFVAAEFSLVKMRQSRLTQLVSEGNRMAGVALKVNRKLDAYLSATQLGITLTSLGLGWIGEPAISKLLVEPLMYRMGMTDGVLITTISVAIGFCIITFLHIVLGELAPKSLAIQRTEGTALLLSAPLLWFYRIFLPVIWVLNASANGILRLVGIEPASEAEAAHSEEEIRILMNESAKSGVIDENEMKLMDNLFDFSDLRAREVMLPRTDLDVLYTNLSLDENLKILTETKHSRYPVASENKDRIIGFIHITDLLMAPTEQQRDLAAIARPIMDVPESMEISQVLRLMQTRHEQMALVVDEYGGTAGILTAEKILEEIVGDLYDEFEDERPEVEVNGDMISVDGRMLIEHVNDLTGVVIEEQKVDSIGGWLFKELEGNPHKGKKIVFDGVVFEVEEATRLRITRVNINKKRAADQVSEPE
- the ytvI gene encoding sporulation integral membrane protein YtvI, which translates into the protein MSGKQLVFIGLGLFLIYGMFTVGAPFLLALIIAISLEPFNRLLMKRARLNRTAAATITCTLFLLVLMFLVYIMGLQVFAQLVEYWSKAPQYFEGANHFLQNTILQAQGMLNGIQPGLADSLTAFMSNISSYVQSLVNTLSSTFLSFAKTLPNLFVTSIVFCVALYLFSLSLDTMRASVLSFFDEKSQSQVNEVLGSLKSSIFGFLRAQLILSLFTYVITLFGLLLLGVNYPLAIALLVTIVDVLPILGVGSVLVPWAIYLLFVGDLFTGIGLVILFILITVIRRVLEPKVIGDAVGIGALPALISMYVGFKLVGVIGFFIGPLVIILYSALRKAGLFQIKIKF
- a CDS encoding spore coat associated protein CotJA, with the protein product MKPNPEERVYVPYRGPFDPCPPLPYRTYVVPVNQFIVFQPVDLPQFSPAEALRHGTLWPALYSPYNSRKLKGE
- a CDS encoding spore coat protein CotJB; translation: MEEVRPKPGDPRYYELLEQLQAIDFVLLELNLFLNTHPNDLKSIEQYNKLAQERMILARQFQDLYGPLMNFGHSYTRYPFQWSETPWPWQV
- a CDS encoding manganese catalase family protein is translated as MWVYEKKLQYPVRVSKCDPMMAKFLIEQYGGADGELAAALRYLNQRYTIPEKVIGVLNDIGTEEFAHLEMIATMVYKLTKDATVEQLMEAGLGAHYANHDKALYYENAGGVPFTAAYIQAKGDPIADLYEDIAAEEKARATYQWLIDMTDDVDLQDGLKFLREREIIHAIRFREAVEIIKEDRGTKKIF